The Theileria orientalis strain Shintoku DNA, chromosome 2, complete genome genome has a window encoding:
- a CDS encoding uncharacterized protein (ATP12 ATPase family protein), with amino-acid sequence MFLSTLLPARFSLSARFFSTCPKFKTIKLTDKPPFPLLKHSATVFSNFGLHNILLDGRLLLTPFGNTLSTSSLSLATLIRDEFAAKANQLTRFTDFPYTLLLSNSLDLTNSDMFRHIRSLKESISTDTVLFFEKADLTSQTASSIPDLDHLSDAKLDSLRDFDLNLIQNVFFNPVLELFSSSFSVSQLVTSDNISKTPQQCPDTISFINSFLDSLNPFQLVSALSAHHNLKSIILTILFLKELISSHRALRVSRIEETVQSSHWGVTDTFELEEATMLSQLDRCLNFYKLNS; translated from the coding sequence ATGTTCTTGTCGACCCTTTTGCCGGCTCGTTTTTCTCTTTCGGCAAGGTTCTTTTCCACTTGtcctaaatttaaaaccaTCAAGCTTACTGATAAACCTCCGTTTCCTCTTTTGAAACACAGTGCTActgttttttcaaattttggCCTTCATAACATTCTTCTTGACGGCAGGTTACTTCTGACACCTTTTGGAAACACTTTATCCACCAGTAGCTTGTCTCTTGCTACCTTGATTAGGGATGAATTTGCTGCTAAGGCTAACCAACTAACTCGTTTTACTGACTTTCCTTACACCTTGCTACTTTCTAATTCCCTTGATCTCACCAATTCTGATATGTTTCGCCATATCAGGAGCTTAAAGGAATCTATTAGCACTGACACTGTTCTTTTCTTTGAGAAGGCCGATTTGACTAGCCAGACTGCTTCATCCATTCCTGATTTAGATCATCTTTCTGATGCTAAACTTGATTCTCTCAGGGATTTTGACCTCAATTTGATCCAAAATGTTTTTTTCAACCCTGTTTTAGAGCTTTTTTCCAGTTCTTTCAGTGTTTCTCAATTGGTTACTAGTGATAACATTTCCAAAACTCCTCAACAGTGTCCTGACACTATTTCTTTTATTAACTCCTTTTTGGACTCTCTCAACCCCTTTCAGCTTGTTTCCGCTCTCAGCGCTCACCACAACTTAAAATCGATCATTTTAACTATTCTTTTTCTCAAGGAGCTAATTTCTTCTCACAGGGCCTTGAGGGTCAGTCGCATTGAGGAGACTGTTCAAAGTTCCCATTGGGGTGTCACTGACACTTTTGAGCTTGAGGAGGCCACTATGCTTTCGCAGCTTGACAGGTGCTTAAACTTTTACAAACTCAACTCTTAA